The Virgibacillus dokdonensis genome includes a window with the following:
- a CDS encoding YrhC family protein, with the protein MDNKQRLKYKYIDYQRFIGVLLILSMYLFLGAIINTYLRPSEDGIVLIGLTLVSLGAGFWLAYQQRQIKRKLDER; encoded by the coding sequence ATGGATAATAAACAGAGATTGAAATATAAATATATAGATTACCAACGTTTTATAGGTGTGTTATTAATCTTATCTATGTATTTATTTTTAGGTGCTATCATTAATACGTATTTGAGACCTTCTGAAGATGGTATTGTTCTTATTGGTTTAACACTCGTTTCATTGGGTGCTGGATTTTGGTTGGCATACCAACAACGTCAAATAAAAAGAAAGCTAGATGAACGCTAA
- a CDS encoding phage holin, which yields MKTAIVRLVALSILLLNQALITFGYQPLPLNEDEIYEIVSTIATTIMAIYAWWKNNNVTKKAQENEKFLKENGMK from the coding sequence ATGAAAACTGCTATTGTAAGGCTTGTTGCACTAAGTATTTTATTGCTTAACCAAGCTTTAATCACCTTTGGCTATCAGCCCCTACCATTAAACGAAGATGAAATTTATGAAATTGTTTCTACAATAGCTACTACAATAATGGCCATATATGCTTGGTGGAAAAATAATAATGTTACCAAAAAAGCGCAAGAAAATGAAAAATTTTTAAAGGAAAATGGAATGAAATAA
- the sigK gene encoding RNA polymerase sporulation sigma factor SigK, producing the protein MSGILSALALLIKEAMFFVSYVKNHAFPQPLPPDEEKKYIQQMQDGSETARNKLIEHNLRLVAHIVKKFENTGEDAEDLISIGTIGLIKGVESYSPGKGTKLATYAARCIENEILMHLRALKKIKKDVSLHDPIGQDKEGNEISLIDILEAENQNIIEFIQLNMEIEKMEDYFAILDKREREVIVYRYGLNDEKELTQREIARKLNISRSYVSRIEKRALMKVFHEYYRKEHRGKRDKKES; encoded by the coding sequence TTGTCCGGCATTTTAAGTGCGCTCGCTTTACTTATTAAAGAAGCGATGTTCTTTGTCTCTTATGTTAAAAACCATGCTTTTCCCCAACCTCTACCACCTGATGAAGAAAAAAAATACATTCAGCAAATGCAGGACGGAAGTGAAACAGCGCGAAACAAACTCATTGAACATAATCTTCGGCTCGTAGCACATATTGTAAAAAAATTTGAAAATACGGGAGAAGATGCTGAAGATCTTATTTCTATTGGAACCATTGGTTTGATTAAAGGGGTGGAAAGTTATTCGCCTGGAAAAGGTACAAAACTTGCTACTTATGCAGCCCGGTGTATTGAAAATGAAATATTAATGCACTTACGAGCATTGAAGAAAATAAAGAAAGATGTTTCGCTGCATGATCCAATTGGTCAAGATAAAGAAGGAAATGAAATTAGCCTTATTGATATCTTAGAAGCTGAGAATCAAAATATTATCGAATTTATTCAATTAAATATGGAAATTGAAAAAATGGAAGATTATTTTGCGATTTTAGATAAACGAGAACGAGAAGTAATTGTTTATCGGTATGGATTAAACGATGAAAAAGAACTAACACAACGAGAAATTGCCAGAAAATTAAACATATCTAGAAGTTACGTTTCTCGAATTGAAAAACGAGCTTTGATGAAAGTATTTCATGAATACTACAGAAAAGAACATAGAGGTAAAAGGGATAAAAAAGAAAGCTAA
- a CDS encoding PTS transporter subunit EIIC: MKKEEKLTQDILQFIGGKENIKQVSHCMTRLRLKLKDDGKADISALKNVNGVMGVVVDETLQIVIGPGTVNRVAEKVSEITKLGIGEEQGPDDKNLTFEEKAALQKQEIKQRNKTPFKNFLRRLGNIFIPLIPGLVASGIINGGANFAKNAGVDPETTWMQILLVFGGAIFTYLAVLVGWNTAKEFGGTPVLGAIAGMILFNPMLADITIYGEALVPGRGGLFGVIFAAWLMTFLEKRVRKIIPAAVDIIFTPLITVLIVGFASLYVVMPVAGVLSDGITDGLTSLIDMGGFIAGAVLAGFFLPLVMVGLHHGLTPIHLELINTFDNTALLTILAMAGAGQVGAAMAIYVKTKNKRLRNIIKGGLPVGFLGIGEPLLYGVTLPLGRPFLTACMGAAIGGGFQAVMQTAAKGIGVSGLSLIPLIDDGKYILYFLGLVISYAGGFIFTYLFGFKEDMAKDI; the protein is encoded by the coding sequence ATGAAAAAGGAAGAAAAACTGACGCAGGATATTTTACAGTTTATTGGTGGAAAAGAAAACATAAAACAAGTTAGCCATTGTATGACAAGACTAAGGCTTAAGCTTAAAGATGATGGAAAAGCTGACATCAGTGCTTTAAAAAATGTAAACGGTGTCATGGGGGTTGTTGTGGACGAAACATTACAGATTGTGATTGGACCAGGAACTGTTAATCGTGTTGCGGAGAAAGTAAGTGAAATAACTAAATTAGGCATTGGCGAGGAGCAAGGTCCAGATGATAAAAACTTGACGTTTGAAGAAAAAGCAGCATTACAAAAGCAGGAAATAAAGCAAAGAAATAAAACGCCTTTTAAAAATTTTCTACGTCGATTAGGTAATATTTTTATTCCATTAATTCCTGGGTTAGTTGCCTCAGGTATTATTAATGGCGGTGCTAACTTTGCAAAAAATGCGGGTGTTGATCCAGAAACGACATGGATGCAAATCTTGCTTGTTTTTGGAGGCGCTATTTTTACGTATTTAGCTGTATTAGTAGGATGGAATACCGCAAAAGAGTTTGGAGGCACACCTGTATTAGGTGCCATTGCTGGTATGATTTTATTTAATCCGATGCTTGCTGATATTACCATATATGGGGAAGCGTTAGTTCCTGGTAGGGGGGGCTTATTCGGAGTCATCTTTGCAGCTTGGTTAATGACATTTTTAGAAAAACGAGTTCGAAAAATTATTCCAGCAGCCGTAGATATTATTTTCACTCCTTTAATTACGGTTTTAATTGTTGGTTTTGCTTCTTTATATGTAGTTATGCCAGTTGCCGGTGTCTTATCTGATGGCATAACAGATGGATTAACATCCTTAATCGATATGGGGGGATTTATTGCTGGTGCAGTATTAGCAGGTTTTTTCCTTCCATTAGTAATGGTTGGATTGCACCATGGATTAACCCCCATTCATTTAGAGCTGATTAATACGTTCGATAATACGGCATTACTTACTATTTTAGCGATGGCCGGAGCAGGGCAAGTGGGAGCAGCAATGGCTATTTATGTGAAAACCAAAAATAAACGCTTACGAAATATTATTAAAGGTGGTCTACCAGTAGGATTTTTAGGAATTGGAGAACCTTTGCTTTATGGCGTGACATTGCCTTTAGGACGGCCGTTTTTAACCGCATGTATGGGAGCGGCAATTGGGGGCGGATTTCAAGCTGTCATGCAAACTGCAGCTAAAGGTATCGGTGTTTCAGGTTTGTCATTGATTCCACTTATTGATGATGGAAAGTATATATTATATTTCTTAGGTTTAGTAATTTCATATGCTGGAGGTTTTATTTTCACGTATTTGTTCGGCTTTAAAGAAGATATGGCTAAAGATATATAA
- a CDS encoding DUF871 domain-containing protein yields MLGISVYIGEQSVEEQSTYIKKMKEKGFTSIFTSLHIPEEDPAMYKHQLQALGKIAKQLNMELMVDISPTSLIALGFEWKTASELVNWGLSGLRLDYGIDEDTIVYLSKEMKVALNASTLTPHVLETLKQKGLDISMVEAWHNFYPRPETGIGWDDFIKKNKWLKQEGLSIMAFIPGDEKLRGPIFSTLPTLEAHRSVSPFAAYLELSHKGIVDKILIGDRSVSERTFEQFSGYQKNEILLHVTPNPAIPQSDVDLVKGTHTNRVDRARDCIRSVESRQYASIGATKIAPVNCVERRIGSITIDNEHYQRYQGEVQITTRDLPKDRRVNVIGRVVPQDRMLLKWIDGGQRFTIKLVSND; encoded by the coding sequence ATGCTAGGTATTTCTGTATATATTGGTGAACAAAGTGTGGAAGAACAGTCCACTTACATAAAGAAAATGAAGGAAAAAGGGTTTACGTCTATTTTTACCTCTCTGCATATACCAGAAGAGGACCCCGCTATGTATAAACACCAGTTACAAGCATTAGGAAAGATAGCAAAGCAATTAAATATGGAACTAATGGTTGATATTTCTCCAACTTCACTTATTGCTTTAGGGTTTGAGTGGAAGACAGCTTCTGAGTTAGTAAATTGGGGATTAAGTGGTCTGCGCCTTGATTATGGAATTGACGAGGATACGATTGTATACCTCTCAAAAGAGATGAAGGTCGCTCTTAATGCAAGTACACTAACGCCGCATGTTTTAGAAACATTAAAACAAAAAGGGCTGGATATTTCTATGGTTGAAGCATGGCATAATTTTTATCCACGCCCGGAAACTGGCATTGGCTGGGATGATTTTATTAAAAAAAATAAATGGTTAAAACAAGAAGGATTATCTATCATGGCGTTTATACCAGGAGATGAAAAGTTAAGAGGCCCCATTTTTTCAACATTACCAACGTTAGAAGCTCACAGATCGGTGTCTCCTTTTGCTGCATATTTAGAGCTTAGTCATAAGGGAATAGTTGATAAAATTTTGATTGGAGATAGAAGTGTTAGTGAACGTACGTTCGAACAGTTTTCTGGTTACCAAAAAAATGAAATCCTTCTTCATGTGACACCAAATCCAGCAATACCTCAATCAGATGTAGATTTAGTAAAAGGCACGCATACAAACCGCGTTGATCGCGCACGCGATTGTATTCGTTCTGTTGAGTCGAGACAATATGCATCGATAGGAGCTACGAAGATTGCCCCTGTTAACTGTGTAGAACGTCGTATAGGTTCAATAACAATTGATAATGAGCATTATCAAAGGTACCAGGGTGAAGTGCAAATAACTACACGCGATTTGCCTAAAGATAGACGAGTAAATGTGATTGGAAGAGTAGTCCCCCAAGATAGGATGTTGTTAAAATGGATAGATGGTGGGCAAAGGTTTACCATTAAACTGGTTTCAAACGATTAG
- the mnhG gene encoding monovalent cation/H(+) antiporter subunit G, with translation MIETWINIILNLIVALFILAGTFFILSASIGVVRFPDVYTKLHAATKASTLGIAFILIGAFTYLYLEHSIVSGKLLLAIVFIMLTAPVGAHMMGRAAHSSGVKPYLKNQKDAYEEAVKEYKKRNMY, from the coding sequence TTGATAGAGACGTGGATTAATATTATCTTAAACCTTATCGTTGCTTTATTCATTTTAGCGGGCACCTTTTTTATTCTATCTGCGTCAATTGGCGTCGTTCGCTTTCCTGATGTTTATACAAAATTACACGCAGCAACAAAAGCATCTACATTAGGAATCGCTTTTATTCTTATTGGAGCTTTTACGTATCTATATTTAGAGCATTCTATTGTTAGTGGTAAGTTGCTATTAGCAATCGTATTTATCATGTTAACAGCTCCCGTAGGTGCACATATGATGGGAAGAGCTGCACACTCATCAGGAGTAAAGCCATATTTAAAAAACCAAAAAGATGCATATGAAGAAGCTGTAAAAGAGTATAAAAAAAGAAATATGTATTAG
- a CDS encoding Na(+)/H(+) antiporter subunit F1, with the protein MTNILTTTDNILQVAIVISFIGISLSLALLLYRVISGPTLPDRAVALDAIGINLMGLAGLMSIYLITTKLNDVILLIGILAFLSTLAIAKYLEKGVIIDRDVD; encoded by the coding sequence ATGACGAATATATTAACAACGACAGACAATATATTACAAGTAGCAATCGTGATCTCGTTTATTGGTATATCACTATCATTAGCTCTTCTTTTATATCGTGTTATATCTGGCCCTACACTACCTGATCGAGCGGTTGCATTAGATGCCATTGGTATTAACTTAATGGGGCTAGCGGGCTTAATGTCAATCTACTTGATAACAACAAAGTTAAATGACGTCATTTTGCTCATTGGAATCCTTGCATTCCTTTCAACGCTTGCCATTGCAAAATACCTAGAAAAGGGTGTTATCATTGATAGAGACGTGGATTAA